From one Terriglobia bacterium genomic stretch:
- a CDS encoding TolC family protein — translation MIRPRRFLALFVSVLSLLWCGPALIAQAPVRLTLDEAKTMALNNHPNVLAAQNEAAYAAQEVALARAPYFPTVSADLTGTQGNSAARIGAGALSATRVFDRFGQGIVFSQLVTDSGRTKNLVSSSRLQSDASAQTYQAARYDVLLEVNRAYYATLHAQGVVRVAQATVSDRQLLLDQVTALANNNLRSQLDVSFADVNVSEAKLLLLRAQDDVQSSLADLTRAMGADQQLNYQLVDEPLPQGPPPVADMLVMQAISNRPEIASFRDARDAAAKFAEAERDLSRPSLTLLGAAGFLPYIDTTGIPNRYEGVALNLDFPIFNGHAFSARQAAARYKADAAEQRLRDAQERIARDVRVSWASAMNAFQRIDVTAQFLRQATLAQDLAQGRYNLGLASIVELTQAQLNVTQAEIENLSAKYEFQIQNAALQYSAGLLR, via the coding sequence ATGATCCGGCCGCGGCGTTTTCTTGCGCTTTTTGTGTCCGTCTTATCTCTCTTGTGGTGCGGTCCTGCTCTTATCGCTCAAGCCCCCGTTCGCCTGACGCTCGATGAGGCCAAAACCATGGCGCTCAATAACCACCCAAACGTGCTGGCCGCTCAAAATGAAGCGGCGTACGCTGCGCAGGAAGTCGCCCTGGCGCGTGCGCCGTATTTCCCGACGGTATCTGCCGACCTCACCGGCACACAGGGCAACTCAGCGGCCCGGATAGGCGCGGGCGCCCTGTCCGCCACGCGTGTCTTCGATCGATTCGGGCAGGGAATCGTCTTCTCGCAACTGGTAACGGATTCCGGCCGGACGAAGAATCTGGTATCCAGTTCAAGATTGCAGTCGGATGCGTCCGCACAAACTTACCAGGCCGCCCGTTATGATGTGCTGCTGGAGGTGAACCGCGCATATTACGCCACGCTGCATGCGCAGGGAGTCGTCCGCGTTGCGCAGGCGACAGTTTCCGACCGGCAGTTGTTGCTTGACCAGGTTACAGCACTGGCGAACAACAATCTTCGATCCCAACTGGACGTCAGCTTCGCGGACGTGAATGTTTCCGAAGCCAAACTGTTGCTGCTTCGAGCTCAGGATGATGTGCAGTCTTCGCTGGCGGACCTGACTCGCGCCATGGGCGCCGACCAACAGCTGAATTACCAGCTCGTGGACGAACCGTTGCCGCAAGGTCCGCCGCCTGTTGCGGATATGCTCGTCATGCAGGCCATCAGCAATCGGCCGGAAATTGCAAGTTTTCGCGACGCTCGCGACGCGGCCGCCAAGTTCGCCGAGGCTGAGAGAGATTTGAGCCGGCCAAGCCTGACCTTGCTTGGCGCCGCCGGCTTTCTGCCCTACATCGACACCACGGGCATTCCCAATCGATACGAAGGCGTCGCGCTGAATCTCGATTTCCCTATATTCAACGGTCACGCTTTCTCCGCGCGTCAGGCAGCGGCACGTTATAAAGCCGACGCGGCCGAACAACGGCTTCGCGATGCGCAGGAGCGAATTGCGCGGGACGTGCGTGTTTCCTGGGCGAGTGCCATGAATGCGTTTCAGCGCATCGATGTTACGGCGCAGTTCCTGCGCCAGGCAACTCTCGCCCAGGATCTCGCGCAGGGACGCTACAACCTCGGGCTTGCCTCGATTGTCGAACTGACCCAGGCTCAGTTAAATGTGACGCAGGCCGAAATCGAGAACCTCAGCGCCAAATACGAGTTTCAAATCCAGAATGCCGCGCTTCAGTACAGTGCTGGCCTTCTGCGCTGA